A stretch of the Alosa alosa isolate M-15738 ecotype Scorff River chromosome 16, AALO_Geno_1.1, whole genome shotgun sequence genome encodes the following:
- the LOC125309073 gene encoding tripartite motif-containing protein 14-like: MSFDSLPVSWKLFSGRIFFTVGVTWVIIISRCNNSNSTHEPSSLTACSLSSSPGALCLHTVDMSSLSSGSRRPSSVSGFSVTSFKPTGCSHGKDAVVFCDTCSMPLCEECLTNVEHRSHKFKTMEEVCKDKLEKIAVQLEDCKGRSQSQFQELVESQVIQLERDFQQVQDSFTEQYRELDDLLNHTKEHAVTLLEAQRQGQKKPLYVLAEEGDRYKMRADKLQTDIADLRQRVSSGADSMCILEIQAHQMSIDLIDEFYKKVTRISKFDKSRLEALEKSIQHIVEKIVEIFPRPWEFYEDITFNPNPDKANDNLMISDDHTQVLLSPHRSSPRVPYQTRETPFYVLAKQSWKKGQHYWEVDVGHCRTWAVGVVELANGSRPPSQAALMRLGRNKRSWMLESEDGELTALHNDNLSMVKQPEQEVTRLGVYLDMTKNNGRLSFYDVSGGAVLHTFRLRVKKSVFPAFSLTRVDGQLQSLVLCNLGLKPENETENETESEDSGVDTSSRRSSATLGADSSDVSGYSSDYQSPRSSLTTSL; this comes from the exons ATGTCTTTTGATTCGCTGCCAGTAAGTTGGAAGTTATTCAGTGGGAGGATTTTTTTTACTGTGGGTGTGACTTGGGTCATAATAATAAGTCGCTGCAACAATTCCAACAGCACACATGAGCCCAGCTCCCTGACTGCCTGCTCTCTGTCCTCCAGCCCAGGTGCTCTCTGCCTGCATACTGTAGATATGAGTTCTCTCTCTAGCGGCTCTCGGCGACCCTCGTCTGTGTCCGGTTTTTCGGTCACCTCATTTAAGCCCACAGGCTGCAGTCATGGGAAAGATGCGGTGGTGTTCTGTGACACCTGCTCCATGCCTCTGTGTGAGGAATGCTTGACTAATGTGGAACATCGCAGCCACAAGTTTAAGACCATGGAAGAAGTATGCAAAGACAAACTA GAGAAGATTGCTGTGCAACTTGAAGATTGTAAAGGCAGGAGCCAGAGTCAATTTCAGGAATTGGTGGAAAGTCAAGTAATACAGCTTGAA AGGGACTTCCAGCAGGTGCAAGACAGTTTTACCGAGCAATACAGAGAACTTGACGACCTGCTGAATCACACCAAAGAACACGCCGTCACACTGTTGGAGGCCCAGCGGCAAGGACAGAAAAAGCCCCTTTATGTGCTGGCCGAGGAGGGGGACAGATACAAGATGCGGGCGGACAAGCTTCAGACGGACATAGCAGATTTGAGACAAAGGGTGTCGTCAGGAGCCGATTCTATGTGCATTCTG GAAATCCAGGCACATCAAATGAg TATTGACCTTATTGATGAATTCTACAAGAAGGTCACCCGAATCAGCAAGTTTGACAAATCAAGGTTGGAGGCCCTGGAGAAATCCATCCAGCATATCGTTGAAAAAATCGTTGAAATCTTCCCTCGACCATGGGAAT tTTATGAGGACATCACCTTTAACCCTAATCCTGACAAAGCAAACGATAACCTGATGATATCTGATGACCATACGCAAGTCCTCCTTAGTCCCCACCGCTCATCACCTAGAGTCCCCTACCAGACTAGAGAAACCCCGTTCTATGTCCTGGCCAAGCAGTCCTGGAAGAAGGGGCAACACTACTGGGAGGTGGACGTGGGGCACTGCCGCACCTGGGCAGTTGGAGTTGTGGAGCTGGCCAATGGCAGCCGGCCGCCATCACAGGCTGCGCTAATGCGCCTGGGACGCAACAAGAGGTCGTGGATGCTGGAGTCGGAGGACGGGGAGCTGACCGCGCTGCACAACGACAACCTGAGCATGGTGAAGCAACCTGAACAGGAAGTGACACGCCTCGGGGTCTACCTGGACATGACCAAGAACAACGGCCGGCTGAGCTTCTACGATGTGAGCGGCGGCGCGGTCCTGCACACGTTCCGACTGCGCGTCAAGAAGAGCGTGTTCCCTGCCTTCAGTCTGACCAGAGTGGACGGTCAGCTCCAGAGTCTGGTGCTCTGCAATCTGGGCCTCAAGCCTGAGAACGAGACTGAGAATGAGACTGAGTCAGAGGACTCGGGGGTCGACACAAGCTCGAGGCGGAGCTCTGCCACGCTAGGTGCAGATTCCTCTGACGTATCGGGGTACTCTTCAGATTACCAAAGTCCGAGGAGCTCCTTGACCACCTCCCTGTAA